A window of the Candidatus Paceibacterota bacterium genome harbors these coding sequences:
- the smpB gene encoding SsrA-binding protein SmpB codes for MKVLSDNKKAYFNYEILEKIEAGIALIGQEVKSIKTGRINLAGSYVTLSNNELFLVGAHIPPYQPKNAPADYLPERQRKLLLKRSEIKYLIGKTKEKGLTLVPLKVYTKKAKIKLEFGIAKGKKKADKRETIKKRTLTKEIERELKMRG; via the coding sequence ATGAAGGTATTATCAGACAATAAAAAAGCATATTTTAACTATGAAATCCTGGAGAAAATCGAGGCTGGCATTGCTTTAATCGGACAGGAAGTAAAATCAATAAAAACAGGGAGGATAAACCTGGCAGGCTCCTATGTAACTCTGAGCAATAATGAACTCTTCCTGGTCGGAGCTCATATTCCTCCCTACCAGCCGAAAAACGCTCCAGCTGACTATCTGCCTGAACGCCAAAGAAAACTTCTTTTGAAAAGATCTGAAATCAAATACTTAATCGGTAAAACCAAAGAAAAAGGATTGACTTTAGTGCCATTAAAGGTATATACTAAAAAAGCTAAGATAAAGCTTGAATTCGGCATAGCCAAGGGAAAAAAGAAGGCAGATAAGAGAGAAACGATTAAAAAAAGAACGCTTACAAAAGAAATAGAAAGAGAATTAAAAATGCGGGGATGA
- the infC gene encoding translation initiation factor IF-3: protein MIKRLLANNRIRAREVRLIDEAEKQVGVITLEEALSMARERNLDLIQVTEKVDPPVCRLGDYGKYLYREEKKEKAIHKHKGGDLKGIRLTFNISQHDLETRAHQAEKFLKRGDQVRIDLPLRGRQKALQDFAREKVEKFLNTLNELVPIKRERELKREARGFTMIISKL, encoded by the coding sequence TTGATTAAAAGACTATTAGCCAACAATCGAATAAGAGCGAGAGAGGTAAGACTGATTGATGAAGCTGAAAAACAAGTGGGAGTGATTACTTTGGAAGAAGCGCTCAGCATGGCTCGTGAGCGCAATTTAGATTTAATTCAAGTTACAGAAAAAGTAGACCCGCCTGTCTGCCGTTTGGGAGATTACGGAAAATACCTTTATCGGGAAGAGAAAAAAGAAAAAGCAATACACAAACATAAAGGCGGAGATTTGAAAGGAATAAGATTAACTTTCAATATCTCCCAGCACGATCTGGAAACGCGGGCCCATCAGGCAGAAAAATTCCTGAAAAGAGGAGACCAAGTAAGAATAGATCTGCCCTTAAGGGGAAGGCAAAAAGCTCTCCAGGATTTTGCCAGAGAGAAAGTAGAGAAATTCCTCAACACATTAAATGAACTTGTCCCGATAAAAAGAGAACGGGAATTAAAAAGGGAAGCAAGAGGATTTACAATGATAATTTCAAAATTATGA
- the rpmI gene encoding 50S ribosomal protein L35 has protein sequence MKTRKSVKKRFKVTKSGKILRKPTQLNHYLAKKSGKKGRQSRKWKEVSKSEVKKIKRLLGI, from the coding sequence ATGAAAACAAGAAAATCAGTAAAAAAACGCTTTAAGGTTACCAAATCCGGCAAGATTCTGAGAAAACCAACTCAGCTTAACCACTATTTGGCGAAAAAATCTGGCAAAAAAGGCAGACAAAGCCGGAAATGGAAAGAAGTTTCAAAGAGCGAAGTCAAAAAAATTAAAAGGTTATTAGGAATATAA
- the rplT gene encoding 50S ribosomal protein L20, which translates to MARVKRGTTAHKRRKKVLKQTKGFRWGRKSKYKLAKDALYHAWEYSYRDRKTKKREFRKLWQTSINGACRKQGLSYSKFIANLKKNKIEIDRKILSQLCQNHPQIFEKIVEEVKS; encoded by the coding sequence ATGGCTCGAGTTAAACGAGGAACAACGGCGCACAAGCGCAGGAAAAAAGTATTAAAACAGACTAAAGGCTTTCGCTGGGGAAGGAAATCAAAATACAAATTAGCGAAAGACGCTCTTTACCATGCCTGGGAATACTCTTATCGGGACAGAAAAACAAAAAAGAGAGAATTTAGGAAACTTTGGCAGACAAGTATTAATGGCGCCTGCCGGAAACAAGGCCTGTCTTATTCAAAGTTTATCGCCAATTTAAAGAAGAATAAGATTGAGATTGACCGAAAAATATTGTCCCAGCTGTGCCAAAATCATCCTCAAATTTTTGAAAAGATTGTTGAAGAAGTTAAAAGTTAG